From a region of the Saccharomyces cerevisiae S288C chromosome IX, complete sequence genome:
- the DAL3 gene encoding ureidoglycolate hydrolase (Ureidoglycolate lyase; converts ureidoglycolate to glyoxylate and urea in the third step of allantoin degradation; expression is sensitive to nitrogen catabolite repression; this enzyme is sometimes referred to 'ureidoglycolate hydrolase' but should not be confused with the Arabidopsis thaliana ureidoglycolate hydrolase enzyme which converts ureidoglycolate to glyoxylate, ammonia and carbon dioxide): MVTVVAETLTKESFEEYGTIISPDEEISRMQNLEKGANQGTAIKLLQVSQVENKSTSKVPNWNLFRCFPQPHLNRVFTQGSNQAISHSIKVLEKHPCSTQTFVPMGRTSAEVAYLVVVAKEIGNKPDLSTLRAFTCLGNQAVTYGLGTWHAPMIVLGKEEHLDFSVLIYESLDPDRPEKDCVEEHYSDGDVCIII, encoded by the coding sequence ATGGTGACCGTGGTGGCGGAGACATTGACGAAAGAGTCCTTCGAGGAGTATGGGACGATAATTTCGCCAGATGAAGAGATTTCAAGGATGCAAAACCTTGAAAAAGGTGCAAACCAGGGAACAGCGATCAAATTGCTTCAAGTAAGCCAGGTAGAGAATAAATCTACCAGTAAAGTTCCCAATTGGAACCTATTCCGTTGCTTTCCACAGCCGCACCTGAATAGAGTATTCACTCAAGGCTCCAATCAGGCGATTTCTCATTCTATCAAAGTCCTCGAAAAGCATCCGTGTAGTACGCAGACGTTTGTGCCTATGGGGAGAACGTCAGCGGAAGTAGCATACTTGGTAGTAGTCGCTAAAGAAATTGGAAATAAGCCAGACTTGTCTACGTTGAGGGCTTTTACATGTTTGGGTAATCAGGCCGTTACCTATGGCTTAGGTACCTGGCATGCGCCCATGATAGTACTTGGCAAGGAAGAAcatttggatttttcaGTCTTAATCTACGAAAGTCTGGACCCTGACAGGCCCGAGAAGGACTGTGTGGAAGAACACTACAGCGATGGCGACGTTTGTATTATCATCTAA